From a region of the Hordeum vulgare subsp. vulgare unplaced genomic scaffold, MorexV3_pseudomolecules_assembly, whole genome shotgun sequence genome:
- the LOC123420466 gene encoding cytochrome c oxidase subunit 2 — translation MILRSLECRFLTIALCDAAEPWQLGSQDAATPMMQGIIDLHHDIFFFLILILVFVSRMLVRALWHFNEQTNPIPQRIVHGTTIEIIRTIFPSVILLFIAIPSFALLYSMDGVLVDPAITIKAIGHQWYRIKFGGRRASTQPYEYSDYNSSDEQSLTFDSYTIPEDDPELGQSRLLEVDNRVVVPAKTHLRMIVTPADVPHSWAVPSSGVKCDAVPGRSNLTSISVQREGVYYGQCSEIRGTNHAFTPIVVEAVTLKDYADWVSNQLILQTN, via the exons ATGATTCTTCGTTCATTAGAATGTCGATTCCTCACAATCGCTCTTTGTGATGCTGCGGAACCATGGCAATTAGGATCTCAAGACGCAGCAACACCTATGATGCAAGGAATCATTGACTTACATCACGATAtctttttcttcctcattcttatTTTGGTTTTCGTATCACGGATGTTGGTTCGCGCTTTATGGCATTTCAACGAGCAAACTAAtccaatcccacaaaggattgttCATGGAACTACTATCGAAATTATTCGGACCATATTTCCAAGTGTCATTCTTTTGTTCATTGCTATACCATCGTTTGCTCTGTTATACTCAATGGACGGGGTATTAGTAGATCCAGCCATTACTATCAAAGCTATTGGACATCAATGGTATCGGA TCAAGTTTGGGGGGAGGCGGGCGTCGACCCAACCTTATGAGTATTCGGACTATAACAGTTCCGATGAACAGTCACTCACTTTTGACAGTTATACGATTCCAGAAGATGATCCAGAATTGGGTCAATCACGTTTATTAGAAGTTGACAATAGAGTGGTTGTACCAGCCAAAACTCATCTACGTATGATTGTAACACCCGCTGATGTACCTCATAGTTGGGCTGTACCTTCCTCAGGTGTCAAATGTGATGCTGTACCTGGTCGTTCAAATCTTACCTCCATCTCGGTACAACGAGAAGGAGTTTACTATGGTCAGTGCAGTGAGATTCGTGGAACTAATCATGCCTTTACGCCTATCGTCGTAGAAGCAGTGACTTTGAAAGATTATGCGGATTGGGTATCCAATCAATTAATCCTCCAAACCAACTAA
- the LOC123420464 gene encoding uncharacterized protein LOC123420464 yields MTMLSIVCTKLLCTNAHLGRRVADHHFKVYIRGSRNGIAILDSDKTLICLRNALHFIGSPIRQKGRSFFLKTNHLFIYEITEEMASYLRSYLRNVNSHCFDDSQWKIGAFLTNSFANKKKFRSRKKKINFGLNQQPDCVVILNADRKSSVILEADRSQIPIPSLVDSTIPWESYKRITYPIPANDPIQFVYLFRHSIMKTVILKQNAISRETPPSLSRVTFKTVSTGMHSTSSPRGRKVSLVRLNPMRTVSSAVFELLAAAQPFFTNTTESLPQPQGGAAQIVQETPAPQGFTELQPIQGPAIPLSLQLDFQSQAHFLDCMTRHAIGENNMFYKIPGRLHNPILENYGGAGPSTSTPPILENYGGAGPSTSNPPMDLSPTMDMDVSPTIHVPLSKEQIYFNLVHLDATRKTSGLSQEKLMTLVEIIYIKKSSILAELMDKSGPQNCHILWNTDGAGNAIRKGNGEEYDVKTLREILKSLRSNEELRKSHYLGGIWKRRISDLPKAKLKLLRVEDIPGGDIRDSLTQRIGPDWDKLDSMNQKNLWTEWKDFENPTNLRNPEDW; encoded by the coding sequence ATGACAATGCTTTCGATAGTCTGTACTAAATTACTTTGTACGAATGCACATCTCGGCCGTCGGGTAGCTGATCACCATTTCAAAGTCTATATCCGTGGTTCAAGAAATGGAATTGCTATTCTCGATTCAGACAAGACACTGATTTGTTTACGAAACGCTCTTCATTTTATAGGATCTCCCATTCGTCAAAAAGGCCGTTCCTTCTTTTTAAAGACcaatcatttatttatttatgagATAACGGAAGAAATGGCGAGCTATTTAAGAAGCTATTTAAGAAATGTGAATTCTCATTGTTTCGATGATTCTCAATGGAAGATCGGGGCGTTTTTGACCAattcttttgcaaataaaaaaaaaTTCCGTTCAAGAAAGAAGAAGATCAATTTTGGGTTGAACCAACAACCTGATTGTGTGGTTATTCTGAATGCAGATAGAAAGTCTTCGGTCATACTGGAAGCTGATCGATCACAAATACCTATTCCATCCTTAGTTGATTCTACGATCCCATGGGAATCCTATAAAAGAATCACTTATCCCATCCCAGCGAATGATCCTATACAGTTCGTATATCTATTTCGTCATTCGATCATGAAAACAGTGATTCTTAAACAGAATGCGATTAGTAGAGAGACACCACCATCTCTTAGCAGAGTCACTTTTAAGACGGTGTCCACTGGCATGCACTCCACCTCTTCACCCCGAGGAAGAAAAGTGTCTCTTGTGAGACTGAACCCCATGAGAACCGTTTCTTCGGCTGTCTTTGAATTATTAGCGGCAGCCCAGCCCTTCTTTACCAATACTACTGAGAGTCTACCCCAGCCACAAGGGGGGGCTGCTCAAATAGTTCAGGAGACGCCAGCCCCACAAGGGTTCACGGAGCTCCAACCTATACAAGGGCCAGCTATACCTTTAAGTTTGCAACTCGATTTTCAATCCCAAGCTCATTTTCTTGACTGTATGACAAGACATGCAATTGGGGAGAATAATAtgttttataaaattcctggtcgTCTGCATAACCCAATATTAGAAAATTATGGAGGTGCAGGTCCAAGTACTTCGACTCCACCGATATTAGAAAATTATGGAGGTGCAGGCCCAAGTACTTCGAATCCACCAATGGATTTATCTCCAACCATGGATATGGATGTATCTCCTACCATTCATGTACCTCTTAGCAAAGAGCAAATCTATTTCAATTTGGTGCATCTTGATGCCACTAGGAAAACCTCGGGATTATCCCAAGAGAAGCTTATGACACTAGTAGAGATAATTTATATTAAGAAATCGTCAATACTAGCGGAGCTAATGGATAAATCTGGCCCTCAAAATTGCCACATCCTTTGGAATACGGATGGTGCTGGCAATGCCATccgaaaaggaaacggagaagaaTATGATGTAAAAACCTTAAGGGAGATCCTTAAAAGTTTGCGAAGTAATGAGGAATTACGTAAAAGTCATTATTTGGGGGGAATTTGGAAAAGAAGGATTTCAGACctccctaaagccaaattaaaactTTTAAGAGTGGAAGATATACCCGGGGGGGATATACGAGATTCTTTGACCCAGAGAATCGGGCCTGACTGGGATAAATTAGATTCGATGAACCAGAAAAACCTCTGGACTGAGTGGAAAGACTTTGAGAACCCGACCAACCTCCGGAATCCCGAGGACTGGTAA
- the LOC123420465 gene encoding 60S ribosomal protein L5, mitochondrial-like, with protein MMFPLHFHYEDVLRQDLLLKLNHANVMEVPGLFEIRLVPKAASDFRIQFGKLAMEILCGQRFIQTQRGPYFQAGKSFRSNPFLGSEKDTGYVSDFARQSVLRGHGMYHFLVRILTVMSMLDSPVEIRENSIKFFMETEFCEFSPELEDHFEIFEHIRGFNVTIVTSANTKDETLLLWSGFVIMEPTSKKH; from the coding sequence ATGAtgtttccactccattttcattACGAAGATGTATTACGTCAGGATCTGTTGCTCAAACTGAATCACGCCAATGTTATGGAAGTTCCTGGATTGTTTGAAATAAGATTAGTACCAAAAGCTGCCTCTGATTTCAGAATCCAATTTGGAAAATTGGCTATGGAGATTTTGTGCGGTCAGAGATTCATACAGACACAAAGGGGCCCCTATTTTCAAGCAGGAAAGTCGTTTCGATCCAATCCATTCTTGGGGTCCGAAAAAGACACTGGATATGTCAGTGACTTTGCACGACAAAGCGTTCTCCGAGGGCATGGAATGTACCATTTTTTGGTAAGAATCTTGACAGTAATGTCTATGTTAGATTCTCCGGTCGAAATACGGGAAAACTCCATCAAATTCTTTATGGAAACGGAGTTTTGCGAATTCTCCCCGGAACTGGAAGATCATTTCGAGATCTTCGAGCATATTCGAGGGTTCAATGTGACTATTGTCACTTCGGCCAATACAAAAGATGAGACTTTACTACTGTGGAGCGGCTTTGTGATAATGGAACCAACCAGCAAAAAGCATTAA